The Rhododendron vialii isolate Sample 1 chromosome 8a, ASM3025357v1 genome has a window encoding:
- the LOC131335800 gene encoding auxin-binding protein ABP19a-like, which produces MKLKMLQIFFLFSLLLFSSSHALDFCVADLKGPIGPSGYSCKIPAKVTVEDFVFSLGKAGNTSNIIKAAVTPAFAAQFPGVNGLGISMARLDLAPGGVIPMHTHPGASELLLVVQGSILAGFISSDNSVYLKTLKKGDIMVFPQGLLHFQINAKGKTAIAFPSFSSPDPGLQILDFALFANNLPSVIVEKTTFLDDATVKALKAVLGGTG; this is translated from the coding sequence ATGAAACTAAAAATGCTGCaaattttcttcctcttctctctcttactGTTCTCCTCCTCTCATGCCTTAGACTTTTGTGTCGCGGACCTAAAGGGTCCTATCGGCCCTTCAGGGTACTCCTGCAAAATCCCTGCTAAAGTCACGGTCGAGGATTTCGTGTTTTCACTAGGAAAGGCTGGAAACACTTCAAACATCATCAAAGCCGCAGTCACTCCAGCATTTGCCGCCCAGTTTCCGGGTGTCAATGGGCTTGGTATCTCCATGGCACGGTTAGACCTAGCCCCAGGTGGCGTCATCCCAATGCATACACACCCGGGTGCATCGGAACTCCTACTTGTAGTGCAGGGTTCTATCCTTGCCGGATTCATTTCCTCTGATAATTCTGTTTATTTGAAGACACTCAAAAAGGGTGATATCATGGTTTTCCCTCAAGGgttgttgcattttcaaataaaTGCTAAAGGAAAAACCGCGATTGCTTTTCCGAGTTTTAGTAGTCCCGATCCTGGGCTCCAAATCCTTGATTTTGCATTGTTCGCAAATAACCTGCCTTCTGTTATTGTGGAGAAGACTACTTTCCTTGATGATGCTACTGTGAAGGCTCTCAAGGCTGTTCTTGGTGGTACCGGCTAA